The sequence CATGATGGAACAACGGGCCGCAATCTCGGAGGAAAAACTCCAGGCGGAAGTCACCACTGAAATCGCCCGGGCCGAACGGCTGGCAGGCGAACCCGTGGTCCCGGTCGCGCCCCAAAAGCCCCCTGCGCCGGAAGATTCCGGCTCTCTTCGTTCCAGCTTGAGCGAAATGCTGGGAGAGGCGGTCAGCAGCTTCACCAGCGTGGCCTTCAATGGAACCCAGATCCTCATTGTGATGGTGACCGTCTTCTTCGGCGTGTTCTTCACGCTCCTGAATCCCCGCCCGATCGTGGGCGTCATATTCGCCATCGTGCCCGTGCGTCACCACGACAAGGCCCTTGCCGTGGCGCAGCGCATCGGGATGTTCGCGCCACGGTGGGCCGGAGCCATGCTGGTGGGCATGGTGACGATCGGCATGCTTGTTTTCCTGACCATGTGGCCGATATTCGGATTCACGGACGCGCTGGTCCTGGGCCTGATCGCAGGCATCCTGGAAGCGGTCCCCTTCCTGGGGCCGACACTCAGCTCCATACCGGCGCTGCTGCTCGCGCTCGGCATGGGAGGCATGACGACACTGTGGGTGGCCCTCATCTATGTCGCGATCCAAATCCTCGAAAACAACATCATCGTCCCATTCGTCATGGCCGGCGGCATGAAACTGCATCCGACGGCGGTGATCTTCTCGATGCTCCTGTGCGTCGGGGCCTTCGGCGTACTCGGAGTCCTGGTCGCAGCCCCGCTGGTTGCCATCGCGAGCATCCTGCATGAGGAACTGTATCGAAAGCAATATCTTCAGACAGTTACCGATGAATACATACGTGAAATGGCGCGAAAAGCTCTGCACGAAAAATGAGGTTTGCGTAAGAGTGTTCCACCGCTGATAAAAACAAACACTGCACGCGAGCAAAAAAAAGTGTTGTTGCAGACCATGTCTTTTGCAACAACACATATTTTATTAAAAAAAGATTATTATAAAATTTAAACTTTCAAATTATAAAAATTTTACTATTAATAATTTATTATTAATAGTAAAATATAAATAAAAAACTACGCAGAAAGTTCTTTTTTCGATTCACTATTATTTTTACGCAAAGACAATTTGCTCTGTATAATATTATTTACAGAAGAAATAAGCTCATTTTGCCTTATTGGCTTTATAATATAATCCGCTGCGTGCATCTTGAAACTCATGTCAATTGTTTCCATGGTCGGATATGCCGTCATTATGATCACCTGAGTTTCAACTTCGTTGCGATCAACTTTTTTTAAGACATCCAATCCACATCCGTCGCTGAGAATAATATCCACAATTATCACGTCATAAATCGTCTCTTTCATTTTAGAAAGAGATTCAAATAAATTTTTTGACGTGCAGACGTTATTCCCTTTCTCGGCCAGAAATTTACAAAATGTAAATCGAATGGATTCTTCGTCATCAATGACAAGTATGTTTGCGCTCATAGCTGTTTCAATTAAAATTTCATAAAAATGAATTTTTGAAAAAATTATGCCGAAACATAAAGTCGGGATCAGCATTTAAACCCGCACTGCCAAGAAACCACTGAACCGAGTCAATACAACATTCGTGCCAATAAAAAGACAAAAATGGTTGTTTTTACCATTTTAAAATAGTTGAGCTTTTCTATAGAAAATGAATGCGGGCTAGGATGGGGAAAGAAATAAACGTTGCATGCAACAGAATCGTTGCATGTGAAAAATGTATCAGAAACGCTACAGTTTCACATCGAGGGGCTCACGAACCAGACCGTATCTCTTGATCTTGCGATACAGGGTCACCCGGT is a genomic window of Desulfomicrobium baculatum DSM 4028 containing:
- a CDS encoding response regulator, producing the protein MLIPTLCFGIIFSKIHFYEILIETAMSANILVIDDEESIRFTFCKFLAEKGNNVCTSKNLFESLSKMKETIYDVIIVDIILSDGCGLDVLKKVDRNEVETQVIIMTAYPTMETIDMSFKMHAADYIIKPIRQNELISSVNNIIQSKLSLRKNNSESKKELSA
- a CDS encoding AI-2E family transporter; amino-acid sequence: MPNKSADQTRRSFVSYHIILGAVLFAGIQSFTLLSHILLSFLLVMLISLALNPAISRMRAWTGGRALPTGLILAGFLSILVLTGWAFLGPMQTSITNISKQLPGYWERLQKPLIMMEQRAAISEEKLQAEVTTEIARAERLAGEPVVPVAPQKPPAPEDSGSLRSSLSEMLGEAVSSFTSVAFNGTQILIVMVTVFFGVFFTLLNPRPIVGVIFAIVPVRHHDKALAVAQRIGMFAPRWAGAMLVGMVTIGMLVFLTMWPIFGFTDALVLGLIAGILEAVPFLGPTLSSIPALLLALGMGGMTTLWVALIYVAIQILENNIIVPFVMAGGMKLHPTAVIFSMLLCVGAFGVLGVLVAAPLVAIASILHEELYRKQYLQTVTDEYIREMARKALHEK